One genomic window of Psychrobacillus sp. INOP01 includes the following:
- a CDS encoding hemolysin family protein codes for MTVLNLTIFIILLALTGFFVATEFAIVKVRHSRIDQLVADGRKGSLAAKHVTTHLDEYLSACQLGITVTALGIGMVGESTFEFILHPLFESIGIGTDYIHYFTIGAAFAIATFLHVVVGELAPKTVAIQKAEAVTLVFAKPIMIFYRILYPFIWFLNGSARVLVGLFGLKPASEHELSHTEEELRLLLAESYKSGEINKHDLKYVNNVFEFDDRIAREIMVPRTEIIGFEKNATFHDVLTLISEERYTRYPVYEGDRDNIIGFINIKDFLTQGMSNRVTAETFTIERFTNPVIKTIETTPINNLLLKMQKERTHMAILLDEYGGTSGLVTVEDILEEIVGEIRDEFDEDEVADIRKLKDDHYIVHSKVLLDDVAKLLRIELENPDIDTFGGWYYTQDMDLLMDNHIEYNGYNFSVYEKEGHQLHFIEVIKTPL; via the coding sequence TTGACCGTATTAAATTTAACAATATTTATCATATTACTAGCGTTAACTGGATTTTTCGTTGCTACAGAGTTTGCAATTGTAAAGGTGAGGCATTCAAGAATTGACCAGCTTGTGGCTGACGGACGTAAAGGCTCACTTGCAGCAAAACATGTAACCACACATTTAGATGAATATTTATCTGCTTGTCAGTTAGGGATTACTGTAACTGCACTTGGTATTGGTATGGTAGGTGAATCGACATTCGAATTCATTTTACATCCTTTATTTGAAAGTATTGGTATTGGCACAGATTATATTCACTACTTTACAATTGGTGCTGCTTTTGCCATTGCAACATTTTTACACGTGGTGGTCGGGGAATTAGCGCCAAAAACCGTTGCGATTCAAAAAGCCGAAGCAGTGACACTTGTTTTTGCTAAGCCAATTATGATTTTCTATAGAATTTTGTATCCATTTATTTGGTTCTTGAATGGTTCTGCTCGTGTCTTAGTTGGTTTATTTGGTTTGAAGCCTGCTTCTGAGCATGAATTATCTCATACGGAAGAAGAACTTCGCCTTTTACTAGCAGAAAGTTATAAAAGTGGCGAAATTAATAAACATGACCTGAAATATGTGAATAATGTATTTGAATTTGATGACCGGATTGCCCGTGAGATCATGGTCCCACGTACAGAGATCATAGGATTTGAAAAAAATGCAACTTTCCACGATGTGCTTACACTAATTTCAGAAGAACGCTATACACGTTATCCTGTTTATGAAGGGGACCGTGATAATATTATCGGGTTTATAAATATTAAAGATTTTTTGACGCAAGGGATGAGCAACCGTGTTACAGCTGAAACTTTCACGATAGAAAGGTTTACAAACCCTGTCATAAAAACAATTGAGACGACTCCGATAAATAATCTGCTATTGAAAATGCAGAAAGAACGTACGCATATGGCTATTCTTTTAGATGAATATGGTGGTACGTCTGGCCTTGTAACAGTAGAAGATATTCTAGAAGAAATTGTTGGAGAAATTCGCGATGAATTTGATGAGGATGAGGTAGCGGACATTCGTAAACTGAAGGATGACCATTATATTGTCCATTCAAAGGTTTTGCTAGATGATGTAGCAAAACTATTGAGAATTGAGTTAGAAAATCCTGATATTGATACTTTCGGAGGTTGGTATTATACACAAGATATGGATCTGTTAATGGATAATCATATTGAGTATAATGGATACAACTTCTCTGTTTACGAAAAAGAAGGGCATCAATTACATTTTATAGAAGTGATAAAAACACCTTTATAA
- a CDS encoding DEAD/DEAH box helicase, translating into MNFSMNEAKIKKLCGVTAFKKGKSYYQAGKVQVYSFQPDDSVIKATVDAGDNVEVMVVADSEGKVGGTCTCPPIGFVKTYCQHIAAVLFVVEEKETEGRLASRMLDLFENRSVHPTAKQLHFDKRQTLHVEFICRPLSLMEGEGNGIGIQLKVGPNTLHGIFHVKDFLRNIEKKEPFEYAPGQYYAQEIYSFPKESDAVLQLLLKGQHEQTVQADTLLISASDWDQLFPLLTKAPLVRFMHEEKMYSGVQLGRDLPLRFAFDETKRTNYQLNVEGLDRIIVFKGYGFAFSEGILYKLPTAECFRLAELKEMLDQSGKHELVISESQIDYFMEKTIPGLMKLGYVHIADSISRRMGETPLRVKLFLDRVKHRILAGLEFHYGHLVLNPCEEIESDVMHYPGIRRQLDKEQQIIDVLLESGFTQTPGGFYLFDEEAEYHFLYHVLSSMEKWVQIYASTAVKMRVQRGYIGPRIRVEVKERTDWLEFKFDLKEIPEKEIQRLMASIEEKRKFYRIPGGNLVSLETPEYQALSSFIIDMGITTDTIEDEIRIPLIKGMQMIESLDQSDLVEPGEKFAKLMKNLHDPVNLELDGPIPLEGVLRDYQKVGFRWFQLLAKYKFGGILADDMGLGKTLQSIAFIESVLPDVRTRNLPVLIVCPASLLYNWRNELKKFTPHTQAKVIDGNKAKRSDLWKQTSHADVIITSYPTLRMDTELYRNRLFHTLFVDEAQAFKNPGTKTAKAVKMIKADYRFALTGTPIENALDELWSIFHVVFPELLPGRRAFSELSRENIAKRVRPFILRRMKQEVLKELPEKTETMLYSELQLEQKTLYAAYLAELKQDALKHLKKGNLQRNRIRILAGLTRLRQLCCHPALFVEGYKGSSAKFEQLMELIEESRISGRRVLIFSQFTQMLGIIRGRLIREGTPYFYLDGQTSSEERVELCDRFNNGEGNLFLISLKAGGTGLNLTGADTVILYDLWWNPAVEQQAADRAHRMGQENEVHVIRLIAKGTIEEKITQLQHKKKSIIDEVIHSGQDTLSTMTEEDIKEILMIE; encoded by the coding sequence ATGAATTTTTCGATGAATGAAGCAAAAATAAAGAAATTATGCGGGGTTACAGCTTTTAAAAAAGGTAAATCCTATTATCAAGCGGGAAAAGTACAGGTGTATTCTTTTCAACCAGATGATTCGGTCATAAAAGCCACTGTAGATGCAGGTGATAATGTTGAAGTTATGGTAGTAGCAGATTCAGAGGGGAAGGTCGGAGGTACTTGTACTTGCCCGCCTATAGGATTTGTCAAAACGTATTGTCAGCATATTGCAGCAGTGCTATTTGTAGTAGAGGAAAAGGAAACAGAGGGACGTTTGGCGTCAAGAATGCTTGATTTGTTTGAGAATAGATCTGTCCATCCTACAGCAAAGCAGCTACATTTTGATAAAAGGCAAACGCTGCATGTCGAATTTATATGCCGTCCATTATCGTTAATGGAAGGTGAGGGCAATGGAATTGGTATTCAGTTAAAAGTAGGTCCAAATACTTTGCATGGTATTTTCCACGTGAAGGATTTTCTTCGTAATATTGAGAAAAAAGAGCCGTTTGAATATGCTCCTGGGCAGTACTATGCGCAGGAAATTTATAGCTTTCCGAAAGAATCAGATGCAGTTCTTCAGCTGTTGTTAAAAGGGCAGCATGAGCAAACGGTACAAGCAGATACTTTGCTCATTTCAGCTTCAGATTGGGATCAGCTATTTCCTCTATTAACAAAAGCACCATTAGTTAGATTCATGCACGAGGAGAAAATGTATAGTGGAGTGCAGCTTGGAAGAGACCTGCCACTACGTTTTGCCTTTGATGAAACGAAGAGGACTAATTACCAACTGAATGTGGAGGGACTTGACCGAATTATAGTTTTTAAGGGATATGGCTTTGCATTTTCAGAAGGTATTCTGTACAAACTTCCTACTGCTGAGTGCTTTCGACTAGCAGAACTAAAAGAGATGCTCGATCAGTCTGGAAAACATGAATTGGTCATATCAGAGAGTCAAATAGATTATTTTATGGAGAAAACTATACCTGGTCTTATGAAGCTTGGCTATGTACATATTGCGGATTCTATTTCAAGGAGGATGGGAGAAACTCCACTTCGCGTTAAGTTGTTTTTAGACCGAGTCAAGCACCGAATACTTGCAGGGCTTGAATTCCATTATGGACATCTTGTTCTAAATCCTTGTGAGGAGATAGAGTCAGATGTTATGCATTATCCAGGTATTAGACGCCAGCTCGATAAGGAACAGCAGATTATCGATGTACTATTGGAGAGTGGATTTACTCAAACTCCGGGAGGATTCTACTTATTCGACGAAGAGGCAGAGTATCACTTTTTATATCATGTGCTATCCAGCATGGAAAAGTGGGTTCAAATATATGCCTCGACAGCAGTTAAAATGCGTGTACAAAGGGGATATATTGGCCCGAGGATACGAGTGGAGGTAAAAGAGCGAACAGATTGGTTAGAGTTTAAGTTTGATCTAAAAGAGATTCCAGAGAAGGAAATCCAGCGATTGATGGCTTCCATTGAAGAAAAACGAAAATTTTACCGTATTCCGGGTGGTAACTTAGTTTCACTTGAAACACCTGAATACCAAGCGTTATCTAGTTTTATCATCGATATGGGAATTACGACTGATACAATTGAGGATGAAATTCGTATTCCGTTAATAAAAGGAATGCAAATGATTGAATCTTTGGATCAAAGCGACCTAGTGGAGCCTGGTGAAAAATTTGCCAAGCTCATGAAAAACTTACACGACCCTGTGAACTTAGAATTGGATGGTCCAATCCCTCTAGAAGGGGTACTTAGAGACTATCAAAAAGTAGGATTTCGATGGTTCCAACTACTAGCAAAATATAAATTTGGTGGCATCCTAGCCGATGACATGGGACTTGGTAAAACGCTTCAAAGTATCGCATTCATTGAATCTGTACTTCCAGATGTTCGTACACGAAATTTACCGGTGTTGATCGTATGCCCTGCCTCTCTCCTATACAATTGGAGGAATGAGCTAAAAAAATTCACGCCACATACTCAGGCAAAAGTGATAGATGGCAATAAAGCAAAAAGAAGTGATTTGTGGAAACAGACTTCACATGCTGATGTAATAATTACTTCGTATCCAACGCTTCGAATGGATACAGAGCTATACCGAAACCGCCTCTTTCATACCTTGTTCGTAGACGAAGCGCAGGCATTCAAAAACCCAGGAACTAAAACAGCAAAAGCGGTAAAGATGATTAAAGCAGACTACCGATTTGCCTTAACGGGGACGCCAATCGAGAATGCATTAGACGAGCTTTGGTCAATATTCCATGTTGTGTTTCCAGAACTATTGCCTGGTAGAAGAGCATTTAGTGAATTAAGCCGTGAAAATATTGCGAAACGGGTAAGACCGTTTATATTGCGCCGGATGAAACAGGAAGTGCTTAAAGAATTACCAGAGAAGACAGAAACGATGCTCTATTCAGAATTACAACTGGAGCAAAAAACGTTATATGCTGCTTACTTGGCTGAACTTAAACAGGACGCACTGAAGCATTTGAAAAAAGGTAATCTTCAAAGAAACCGCATAAGAATATTGGCCGGATTAACAAGACTTCGCCAGCTATGTTGTCATCCAGCCCTTTTCGTAGAAGGGTATAAAGGAAGTTCAGCTAAGTTTGAACAGTTGATGGAACTCATAGAAGAAAGTCGAATATCGGGGAGAAGAGTGCTCATTTTTTCACAGTTTACACAGATGCTAGGTATTATTAGAGGGAGACTTATACGAGAGGGGACCCCTTATTTCTATCTTGACGGTCAAACCTCATCTGAAGAACGAGTAGAATTATGTGATCGCTTTAACAATGGAGAAGGGAATCTATTTCTAATTTCGTTAAAAGCAGGGGGGACTGGGTTGAATCTGACTGGAGCAGATACAGTTATTCTATACGACCTTTGGTGGAATCCAGCAGTGGAGCAGCAAGCTGCTGATCGGGCTCATAGGATGGGTCAAGAAAACGAAGTACACGTTATTCGTTTAATAGCAAAGGGCACCATCGAAGAAAAAATTACTCAGCTGCAACATAAAAAGAAAAGCATTATTGATGAAGTTATTCACTCGGGGCAGGACACATTGTCTACTATGACAGAAGAGGATATTAAAGAAATATTGATGATTGAATAG